A window of the Janthinobacterium agaricidamnosum NBRC 102515 = DSM 9628 genome harbors these coding sequences:
- a CDS encoding DUF1439 domain-containing protein encodes MLLNASGKALPLLKNAALVAACVLLASCSTLIGPRQVDVPLARMQQGLDKRFPLHKRMLSILDVQLTHPQLSVLPERERVAISLDASVAPPFIRQSWSGSLALSGHLVIDTQRNAVLLSDATLDKVLIDGLDASQQKQFAKVANLVTEQLMRDTPIYSFKPEDLRYAGVQFVPTQINTTANGIVVTFEPVK; translated from the coding sequence ATGTTATTGAATGCTTCCGGCAAGGCTCTGCCGCTGCTGAAAAATGCCGCCCTGGTGGCGGCCTGTGTCTTGCTGGCGTCGTGCTCGACGCTGATCGGTCCGCGCCAGGTCGACGTGCCGCTGGCCAGGATGCAGCAGGGCTTGGATAAACGCTTTCCGCTGCACAAGCGCATGTTGTCGATACTCGACGTGCAATTGACCCATCCGCAGTTGAGTGTGTTGCCGGAACGCGAGCGCGTCGCGATTTCGCTTGACGCCAGCGTGGCGCCGCCCTTCATCCGCCAAAGCTGGAGCGGCAGCCTGGCCTTGTCCGGCCACCTGGTGATCGACACCCAGCGCAACGCGGTATTGCTCAGCGATGCGACGCTCGACAAGGTACTCATCGACGGTCTCGACGCGTCGCAGCAAAAGCAATTCGCCAAGGTCGCCAACCTGGTGACCGAGCAGTTGATGCGCGACACGCCGATTTACAGTTTCAAACCGGAAGATTTGCGCTATGCGGGCGTACAATTCGTGCCGACCCAGATCAATACCACGGCAAATGGTATCGTTGTGACATTTGAACCGGTAAAATAG
- a CDS encoding neutral zinc metallopeptidase, which yields MKWEGNRESDNVEDRRGEDDGGGGGFGFGGRSIGIGTIVVALLGSYVFGVSPVTILNLLSGAGGPVHTSQGPAHAPPADDRTAKFASVVLADTEDTWSALFREQGANYARPKLVLYSGSTPTACGTGQSATGPFYCPGDQKVYLDLDFFNLMRQRFKVSSEFAEAYVIAHEVGHHVQNLMGLTAKVDHARRSASERQANALSVRLELQADCFAGVWAYHANQTRKILEQGDVEAALKTASAIGDDALQRQARGEVVPDSFTHGTSEQRVRWFSKGLDQGEIAQCNTFEARQL from the coding sequence ATGAAATGGGAAGGTAATCGCGAAAGCGACAATGTGGAAGACCGGCGCGGTGAAGACGATGGCGGCGGCGGCGGGTTCGGATTCGGCGGACGCTCGATCGGCATCGGCACCATCGTCGTGGCGCTGCTCGGTTCGTATGTCTTCGGCGTCAGCCCGGTCACCATCCTGAACCTGCTGAGCGGCGCCGGCGGCCCGGTGCACACCAGCCAGGGACCGGCCCATGCGCCGCCGGCCGACGACCGTACCGCGAAATTCGCCAGCGTGGTGCTGGCCGATACCGAAGATACCTGGAGCGCCCTGTTCCGCGAGCAAGGCGCCAATTACGCCAGGCCGAAACTGGTCTTATACTCGGGCAGCACGCCGACCGCCTGCGGCACCGGCCAGTCCGCCACCGGGCCATTCTATTGCCCCGGCGACCAGAAAGTGTACCTGGACCTGGATTTCTTCAATTTGATGCGGCAACGTTTCAAAGTCTCCAGCGAATTTGCCGAAGCGTATGTGATCGCGCATGAAGTCGGCCACCATGTGCAAAACCTGATGGGGCTGACGGCCAAGGTCGACCATGCCCGCCGCAGCGCATCGGAGCGCCAGGCCAACGCCTTGTCGGTGCGGCTGGAATTGCAGGCCGACTGCTTCGCCGGCGTCTGGGCTTACCACGCCAACCAGACCCGCAAGATACTGGAACAGGGCGACGTGGAAGCGGCGCTGAAGACCGCCAGCGCGATCGGCGACGACGCGTTGCAGCGCCAGGCGCGCGGTGAAGTGGTGCCGGATTCGTTTACCCATGGCACGTCGGAGCAACGGGTGCGCTGGTTCAGCAAGGGGCTGGACCAGGGCGAAATCGCCCAGTGCAATACCTTCGAGGCGCGGCAGTTGTAA
- the nadB gene encoding L-aspartate oxidase has product MKFDVAIVGSGLAGLSVALHLAETRTVAIISKRALLDGASNWAQGGIAAVLDSGDSYEEHIDDTLVAGAGLCDESATRYIVEHGREAIEWLIEQGVPFTRDANAELGFHLTREGGHSQRRIIHAADATGHAVQTTLEEKVRAHPNITLFEHHCAIDLITSDKLGPKPGQRNAQPKCHGLYVQDEQTGKVLTFAAQHTVMATGGAGKVYLYTTNPDTASGDGIAMAWRAGCRVSNMEFIQFHPTCLYHPYAKSFLITEAIRGEGGLLKLPPEAGAAAGTRFMLAHDERAELAPRDVVARAIDFEIKKRGLDYVHLDISHKPADFLIEHFPTIYARCLELGIDITKEPIPIVPAAHYTCGGVVTDLFGRTDLPGLYAVGETACTGLHGANRLASNSLLECVVIGRACAQDIESQEINGAPYLPDWDESRVSDADEEVVISHNWDELRRFMWNYVGIVRTTKRLERAQHRIALLKEEIDEYYRNFRITHDLLELRNLVDVASLIVNSALSRRESRGLHFSRDYPETLPKALPSVLTPGHR; this is encoded by the coding sequence ATGAAATTTGATGTAGCGATTGTCGGCAGCGGACTGGCGGGTTTATCGGTCGCGCTGCATCTGGCTGAAACGCGCACTGTCGCGATCATTTCCAAACGTGCGCTGCTGGACGGCGCCAGCAACTGGGCCCAGGGCGGCATCGCCGCAGTGCTCGACTCGGGCGACAGCTACGAGGAGCATATCGACGACACGCTGGTGGCCGGCGCCGGCCTGTGCGACGAAAGCGCGACCCGCTACATCGTCGAACACGGCCGCGAAGCGATCGAGTGGCTGATCGAACAAGGCGTGCCCTTCACCCGCGACGCGAACGCCGAGCTGGGTTTCCACCTGACCCGCGAAGGCGGCCACAGCCAGCGCCGCATCATCCATGCGGCCGACGCCACCGGCCACGCGGTGCAAACCACGCTGGAAGAAAAAGTCCGCGCCCATCCGAATATCACGCTGTTCGAACACCATTGCGCGATCGACCTGATCACCTCCGACAAGCTGGGACCGAAACCGGGCCAGCGCAACGCCCAGCCGAAATGCCACGGCCTGTACGTGCAAGATGAGCAAACCGGCAAGGTATTGACCTTTGCCGCCCAGCACACGGTGATGGCCACCGGCGGCGCCGGCAAGGTGTATTTGTACACCACCAACCCGGACACCGCCAGCGGCGACGGCATCGCGATGGCCTGGCGCGCCGGCTGCCGCGTGTCGAACATGGAATTCATCCAGTTCCACCCGACCTGCCTGTATCACCCGTACGCCAAGTCCTTCCTGATCACCGAGGCGATCCGCGGCGAAGGCGGCTTGCTGAAATTGCCGCCGGAAGCCGGGGCGGCGGCCGGCACGCGCTTCATGCTGGCCCACGACGAACGGGCCGAACTGGCGCCGCGCGACGTGGTGGCGCGCGCCATCGACTTCGAGATCAAGAAACGCGGCCTCGATTATGTGCACCTGGATATCAGCCACAAGCCGGCCGACTTCCTGATCGAACACTTCCCGACGATCTACGCGCGCTGCCTGGAACTGGGCATCGACATCACCAAGGAGCCGATTCCGATCGTGCCGGCGGCCCACTACACTTGCGGCGGCGTGGTCACCGACTTGTTCGGCCGCACCGACTTGCCCGGCCTGTACGCGGTCGGCGAAACCGCCTGCACCGGCTTGCACGGCGCCAACCGGCTGGCCAGCAATTCCCTGCTGGAATGCGTGGTGATCGGCCGCGCTTGTGCGCAAGACATCGAAAGCCAGGAAATCAATGGCGCGCCCTACTTGCCCGACTGGGATGAAAGCCGGGTCAGCGACGCCGACGAAGAAGTGGTCATTTCGCACAATTGGGACGAATTACGCCGCTTCATGTGGAATTATGTCGGCATCGTGCGCACCACCAAGCGATTGGAACGGGCCCAGCACCGCATCGCGCTGCTGAAGGAAGAAATCGACGAGTATTACCGCAACTTCCGCATCACGCATGATTTGCTGGAATTGCGCAACCTGGTCGATGTCGCGTCGCTGATCGTCAACAGCGCCTTGTCGCGCCGTGAAAGCCGCGGCTTGCACTTCAGCCGCGACTATCCGGAAACCTTGCCGAAAGCGCTGCCGAGCGTGCTGACGCCGGGTCACCGTTAA
- the prsR gene encoding PEP-CTERM-box response regulator transcription factor, which produces MGKQKLLVIEDDCGLQKQLRWSFDAYDVLVAGERDTALAQVRRHQPAVVTMDLGLPPDPDGASEGLATLQQILALAPDTKVIILSGNQERSNALKAIGMGAYDFHQKPFDADMLGLVIARAFYLHAMQQENRRMLQTQADSPLAGIVSRDPGMLKLCRSVEKVAPSSASVMLLGDSGSGKELIARGLHTLSARHDKRFVAINCAAIPETLLESELFGYEKGAFTGAAKQTLGKIELAHGGTFFLDEIGDMALGLQAKLLRFLQERVIERIGGRGEIAVDVRIVCATHQNLKALAEAGRFREDLFYRLSEIVLTIPPLRARDGDSALLAHHFKNKFSASEGRPALNFSPDALAAIESYGWPGNVREMENCIKRAVIMSDGPQIGVDDLGLPQGPLAACDETVNLRQARDAAEYRVMVKALARADGNIVKAAELLGVSRPTLYDLMNHHGIKST; this is translated from the coding sequence ATGGGCAAGCAAAAACTGCTGGTCATCGAAGACGATTGCGGCCTGCAAAAGCAGTTGCGCTGGAGTTTCGATGCCTATGACGTGCTGGTGGCCGGCGAGCGCGACACGGCGCTGGCCCAGGTGCGCCGCCACCAGCCGGCGGTGGTGACGATGGACCTGGGCTTGCCGCCCGACCCGGATGGCGCCAGCGAGGGCCTGGCGACCTTGCAGCAAATCCTGGCGCTGGCGCCGGATACCAAGGTGATCATCCTGTCCGGCAACCAGGAGCGGAGCAACGCCTTGAAAGCGATCGGCATGGGCGCCTACGATTTCCATCAAAAACCGTTCGACGCCGACATGCTGGGGCTGGTGATCGCGCGTGCGTTTTATTTGCACGCGATGCAGCAGGAAAACCGCCGCATGCTGCAAACCCAGGCCGATTCGCCGCTGGCCGGCATCGTCAGCCGCGATCCCGGCATGCTGAAACTGTGCCGCAGCGTTGAAAAAGTGGCGCCGTCGTCGGCCAGCGTGATGTTGCTGGGCGATTCGGGCAGCGGCAAGGAATTGATCGCGCGGGGTTTGCATACGCTCAGCGCGCGGCATGACAAGCGTTTTGTCGCCATCAATTGCGCGGCGATCCCGGAAACCTTGCTGGAAAGCGAGTTGTTCGGTTATGAAAAGGGCGCGTTCACCGGCGCCGCCAAGCAAACCCTGGGCAAGATCGAACTGGCCCATGGCGGCACTTTTTTTCTGGATGAAATCGGCGACATGGCGCTGGGTTTGCAAGCCAAGCTGCTGCGTTTCTTGCAGGAACGAGTCATCGAGCGCATCGGCGGACGCGGCGAAATCGCGGTCGATGTGCGGATTGTTTGCGCCACGCACCAGAACCTGAAGGCGCTGGCCGAGGCTGGCCGTTTTCGCGAAGACCTGTTTTACCGGCTCAGCGAAATCGTGCTGACGATACCGCCGCTGCGCGCGCGCGACGGCGACAGCGCCTTGCTGGCCCACCATTTCAAGAATAAATTCAGCGCCAGCGAAGGGCGCCCGGCGCTCAATTTCAGTCCCGACGCGCTGGCCGCGATCGAATCGTATGGCTGGCCGGGCAATGTGCGCGAAATGGAAAATTGCATCAAGCGGGCGGTGATCATGTCGGATGGACCGCAGATCGGCGTCGACGACCTGGGCTTGCCGCAAGGGCCGCTGGCGGCGTGCGACGAAACCGTCAACCTGCGCCAGGCACGCGACGCGGCCGAATACAGGGTGATGGTCAAGGCGCTGGCGCGGGCCGACGGCAATATCGTCAAGGCCGCCGAATTGCTGGGCGTTAGCAGGCCGACTTTATACGACTTGATGAATCACCACGGCATCAAAAGCACCTGA
- a CDS encoding TIGR03013 family XrtA/PEP-CTERM system glycosyltransferase, translated as MIRIFSHYVSKTAFILLLLEVLILLVSALLTSMIWLVDNHRPEHAAEIYLSALVFAVVVVFSMSALGMYQHSSREDIRNTLLRIMPSFALGFALLSLLVYMVPAIHFGRGAGVVFGLGGIGVVLARLVVFKSAQSTMMEARLILVGSGALARECIDLASSKIGFHQFTVVGCIDVAGEERCVPVSKLLPEGSSLLVMAQRYDVHEIVVSVTDRRNGAFPVRQLLECALGGVKVIDAATFFERESCQIRIDSLQPSYLIYGGGFDQSFVRATSKRLFDLVASALICVAALPVMLLTSLAIWLEDGGPVFYQQERVGRDGSIFNVLKFRSMRCDAEQDGKPQWASADDPRVTRVGHIIRKLRIDELPQMLNVFKGEMSFVGPRPERAYFVDQLKTQVPYYDIRHSIKPGVTGLAQVRYQYGASVDDAVHKLQYDLYYVKNNSLFLDLLILLDTVQVVLFGKGGR; from the coding sequence ATGATTCGTATCTTCAGTCATTATGTGTCGAAAACAGCCTTCATTTTATTGTTGCTGGAAGTGCTGATCTTGCTGGTGTCGGCGCTGTTGACGTCGATGATCTGGCTGGTCGACAATCACCGGCCCGAGCATGCCGCCGAGATTTACCTGTCGGCGCTGGTATTCGCGGTGGTGGTGGTATTTAGCATGAGCGCGCTGGGCATGTACCAGCACAGCTCGCGCGAGGATATCCGCAATACCTTGCTGCGCATCATGCCGTCCTTCGCGCTCGGCTTTGCCTTGCTCAGCTTGCTGGTCTACATGGTGCCGGCGATTCATTTCGGGCGCGGCGCCGGCGTGGTGTTCGGACTGGGAGGCATCGGCGTGGTGCTGGCGCGGCTGGTGGTGTTCAAGTCGGCCCAGTCGACGATGATGGAAGCGCGCCTGATCCTGGTCGGCAGCGGCGCGCTGGCGCGTGAATGCATCGATTTGGCGAGCAGCAAGATCGGCTTCCACCAGTTCACCGTGGTCGGCTGCATCGATGTGGCAGGCGAAGAACGTTGCGTCCCTGTATCTAAATTGTTACCGGAAGGAAGCTCTTTGCTGGTCATGGCGCAGCGCTACGATGTGCATGAAATCGTGGTATCGGTGACCGACCGGCGCAATGGTGCATTTCCCGTACGGCAATTGCTGGAATGTGCGCTGGGCGGCGTCAAGGTGATCGACGCGGCCACTTTTTTCGAGCGCGAATCGTGCCAGATCCGCATCGATTCATTGCAACCCAGCTATCTGATCTATGGCGGCGGTTTCGACCAGAGTTTCGTGCGCGCCACCTCCAAGCGGCTGTTCGATCTGGTCGCCAGCGCCTTGATTTGCGTCGCCGCCTTGCCGGTGATGCTGCTCACTTCGCTGGCGATCTGGCTGGAAGATGGCGGGCCGGTGTTTTACCAGCAAGAACGGGTGGGGCGCGACGGCAGCATCTTTAATGTCTTGAAATTTCGCAGCATGCGTTGCGACGCGGAACAGGATGGCAAGCCGCAATGGGCCAGTGCCGACGATCCGCGCGTGACGCGGGTCGGCCATATCATCCGCAAGCTGCGCATCGATGAGTTGCCGCAAATGCTGAACGTGTTCAAGGGAGAAATGAGCTTTGTCGGGCCGCGCCCGGAGCGCGCGTATTTCGTCGACCAGCTGAAGACGCAGGTGCCGTATTACGATATCCGCCACAGCATCAAGCCTGGCGTGACCGGATTGGCGCAAGTGCGTTATCAATATGGCGCGTCGGTCGACGACGCCGTGCATAAACTGCAATACGATTTATATTATGTCAAAAATAACAGCCTGTTCCTGGATCTGCTGATCTTGCTCGATACGGTACAGGTGGTGTTGTTCGGCAAGGGCGGCAGATGA
- a CDS encoding substrate-binding periplasmic protein: protein MRITPYRRGNVFPLKLRCLLAALSLAACWPLQAREWQVAGTHFERIYQLDKDGDYTGMGPDIIRQVAAQLGDTVSFKIYPWARAQALVAQGKADILVGPYKSARRQARMAFSERPFYQDQMVLYARADSGFAWNGDYASLAGKRIVVLNGWLYGEAFEHATSSNGARISIANTVENGLKMLMYNHVDVFASNHRNTEPVIAHLGYGARIAPLAGVIEVQNGYFAFPKRPSSDALRLRFDQAFNALADSGELKKLGRRYEVTVP from the coding sequence TTGCGCATCACACCATATCGGCGCGGCAATGTTTTCCCGCTCAAGCTGCGCTGCCTGCTGGCCGCGCTGTCGCTGGCGGCCTGCTGGCCGCTGCAGGCGCGCGAATGGCAGGTGGCCGGCACCCATTTCGAACGTATCTATCAGTTGGACAAGGACGGCGATTATACCGGAATGGGGCCGGACATCATCCGCCAGGTGGCCGCGCAACTGGGCGATACAGTAAGTTTCAAGATCTATCCGTGGGCGCGGGCGCAGGCGCTGGTGGCCCAGGGCAAGGCCGACATCCTGGTCGGCCCGTACAAATCGGCGCGGCGCCAGGCCAGAATGGCGTTTTCCGAACGGCCGTTTTATCAAGACCAGATGGTGCTGTATGCCCGTGCCGATAGCGGTTTCGCGTGGAATGGCGACTATGCCAGCCTGGCCGGCAAACGTATCGTGGTGTTGAACGGCTGGTTATATGGCGAGGCGTTTGAACACGCCACAAGCAGCAACGGCGCGCGCATCAGCATCGCCAATACGGTCGAAAATGGCTTGAAAATGTTGATGTACAACCACGTCGATGTGTTTGCCAGCAACCACCGCAATACCGAACCAGTGATCGCGCACCTCGGATACGGCGCCAGAATCGCGCCGCTGGCGGGTGTCATCGAGGTGCAAAACGGCTATTTCGCTTTTCCGAAACGGCCATCGTCGGATGCCTTGCGCTTGCGTTTCGACCAAGCCTTCAATGCGCTGGCCGATAGCGGAGAACTGAAAAAGCTGGGCAGGCGCTACGAAGTCACCGTGCCGTGA
- the prsK gene encoding XrtA/PEP-CTERM system histidine kinase PrsK, with protein MRAGLSSDDMTALSYGLASLAFFALSLLLLGNWRARRNARALCLACLCTALWATGTLVLALGGQPPWSVAGDLLEILRSGAWMVFLLLLLESPGLRRNVLIGLLAGLAAVQLLAGMMAPLSTLALMVLIVGRLLLAVLGMLLVEQWYRNTPAPQRWGIKFACLGVGGLFTYDFYLYSDALLFRSINGEIWAARGIVNALCAPLLALSAARNPAWALGLSISRQMMFRSAALLGAAMYLLAMASSAYYLRYFGGKWGAVMQVAYLGGAGLLLAGVLFSGALRAKLKVFINKHFYKAIFDYREEWLRFTRALSEDGPALGERTIQAVGQLVESPAGALWIVREQGCCEPAASWNMPPQSASLPVASQCCQFMESRSWVIDVADCQRHPQHYDGLALPDFLLALPQLWLLVPLMLHGRLFGFVALARPRTRIGLNWEIRDVLKIAASQAASYLAHRESADSLTVARQFESFNRMSTFIVHDLKNLVFQLSLLLSNAEKHKANPAFQQDMLGTLDHSVKKMTLLLQKLSRGEAPDMAAPLQIEQLLRQAVLAKANAEPAPRLEIGAAGLTVLAHPARLERVLGHIIQNAIEATAKDGKVLVRLLREQCYAVVELNDTGQGMSEQFIRERLFKPFESTKTAGMGIGVFESREYIREVGGQLEVSSVPAVGTTFRVILPLHVS; from the coding sequence ATGCGGGCCGGACTGTCGTCGGACGATATGACCGCGCTCAGTTACGGCCTGGCTTCGCTGGCATTTTTTGCCTTGTCGCTATTATTGTTGGGTAATTGGCGGGCTCGGCGCAATGCCCGCGCGCTATGCCTCGCCTGCCTGTGCACGGCGCTGTGGGCCACCGGCACGCTGGTCCTGGCGCTGGGCGGCCAGCCACCATGGAGCGTGGCTGGCGACTTGCTGGAAATCTTGCGTTCCGGTGCCTGGATGGTGTTTTTGCTATTATTGCTGGAGTCGCCAGGCTTGCGCCGCAATGTGCTGATCGGCCTGCTTGCCGGCCTCGCCGCGGTGCAGTTGCTGGCCGGTATGATGGCGCCGCTCTCGACGCTGGCGCTGATGGTCCTGATCGTCGGCCGGCTGTTGCTGGCCGTGCTGGGCATGTTGCTGGTGGAGCAGTGGTACCGCAACACGCCGGCGCCGCAGCGCTGGGGCATCAAGTTTGCTTGCCTGGGTGTCGGCGGCTTGTTCACCTACGATTTTTACCTGTATAGCGACGCCTTGCTGTTTCGCAGCATTAACGGCGAAATCTGGGCCGCGCGCGGCATCGTCAACGCGCTGTGCGCGCCGCTGCTGGCCTTGTCGGCCGCGCGCAATCCGGCCTGGGCGCTGGGTTTGTCGATTTCGCGCCAGATGATGTTCCGTTCGGCCGCGTTGCTGGGCGCGGCCATGTATCTGCTGGCGATGGCGTCGAGTGCGTACTACCTGCGTTATTTCGGCGGCAAGTGGGGCGCCGTGATGCAAGTGGCTTACCTGGGCGGCGCCGGCCTGCTGCTGGCCGGCGTGCTGTTTTCCGGCGCGCTGCGCGCCAAGTTGAAAGTCTTCATCAACAAGCATTTTTACAAGGCAATCTTTGATTACCGCGAGGAATGGCTGCGATTTACGCGGGCGCTGTCCGAAGACGGCCCGGCGCTCGGCGAACGCACCATACAGGCGGTCGGGCAATTGGTGGAAAGTCCGGCCGGCGCCTTGTGGATCGTCCGCGAGCAAGGCTGTTGCGAACCGGCCGCCAGCTGGAACATGCCGCCGCAAAGCGCGTCGCTGCCGGTGGCCAGCCAGTGTTGCCAATTCATGGAGAGCCGGTCATGGGTCATCGATGTCGCCGATTGCCAGCGCCATCCGCAGCATTATGACGGCCTGGCGCTGCCGGATTTCTTGCTGGCCTTGCCGCAACTGTGGCTGCTGGTGCCGCTGATGCTGCATGGCCGGCTATTCGGTTTTGTCGCGCTGGCGCGGCCGCGCACCCGCATCGGCTTGAACTGGGAAATCCGCGACGTGCTGAAAATTGCCGCCAGCCAGGCCGCCAGCTATCTGGCGCACCGCGAATCGGCCGATTCGCTGACGGTGGCGCGCCAGTTCGAGTCGTTCAACCGCATGTCCACCTTCATCGTGCACGACTTGAAAAACCTGGTATTCCAATTGTCGCTGCTGCTCAGCAATGCCGAAAAGCACAAGGCCAATCCCGCATTCCAGCAAGACATGCTGGGCACGCTGGACCATTCGGTCAAGAAAATGACCTTGCTGCTGCAAAAACTGAGCCGCGGCGAGGCGCCGGATATGGCTGCACCGTTGCAGATCGAACAATTGCTGCGCCAGGCGGTGCTGGCCAAGGCCAATGCCGAACCGGCGCCGCGGCTGGAAATCGGCGCCGCCGGCCTGACCGTGCTGGCCCATCCGGCGCGGCTGGAACGGGTGCTGGGGCATATTATCCAGAATGCGATCGAAGCGACCGCCAAGGATGGCAAGGTGCTGGTGCGGCTGCTGCGCGAACAATGTTATGCGGTGGTCGAACTGAACGATACCGGGCAGGGCATGAGCGAACAATTCATCCGCGAGCGCTTGTTCAAGCCATTCGAATCGACCAAGACCGCCGGCATGGGCATCGGCGTGTTTGAAAGCCGGGAATATATCCGCGAAGTGGGCGGCCAATTGGAAGTATCCAGCGTGCCGGCGGTCGGCACCACTTTCCGCGTGATCCTGCCGTTGCATGTGAGTTAG